One Leptodactylus fuscus isolate aLepFus1 chromosome 11, aLepFus1.hap2, whole genome shotgun sequence genomic window, gtttattactattattatgtttattactattattatttattattgttaatatcatcgttattattgttactattattattattgttattattattattattatgtttattattatgttgtttttttatattatttgtatGATTTCTTCTACTTCTTTTCTATCTTATTCCTTAGTCATACATTAGCTGCACCCACCCATTTTGCGTTACCTATAGACACAGAAATCCTTTGCATACAGAATGCAAATATGATCTAATATGTAGATAAACCGAGGTCTAGCATCCATacacacatagcagagctgagattgtcttTTGGTTGGTAAATTTATTAAGATACCATAACTGTGCAGCCCCAGAGAATGAGATGATAATatcggctctgctacacacatacatccctatatatacatacctatacagacatactgatacatccctatatatacatacctataaataaataaatgcatacatacatacctaTAAATACATACCTATACGtacctatacatacatacatacctatACGTACCTatacctacacacacatacatacatacatacttataCACACATATCTATGAAATCTATATAGTCATTTCTTTGATTCAGAGGAAGCAGAAAAGATTCAATAAAGATGACAAACCTTCAAAAATGGTGTTCACCGACCTCTGGCTCTCTGGCTgtcacaaaactacaactcccagcatgctctgacaaCCGCAGACCTTACTACAGCGCCGTTCCCTCAGGGGTAGTGATATTTGAGGTGTAATAGTAGCCCTTCTACCATACAGGAATATACCAGTACTGCGAATGGCGTATATTAATATTCAGATTGGAATGTCAGCTCTTCAGACTAGAGGCCAGGGGTTTGTCAGTGGTAATATTCACTGCTCACCTTTTGTTAGACCCTGGAGGTAAGGATTGGGCAGACTATTTAGATATTTGTTCATAACATGCAATTGAATagacctgagctgcaatacctgacacgGCCTCTatacaagggtggcgctgttacAGTAAAATCAACAAGATCTTATTGACAATGTGGACAATAGATTAACTATCCATAGGTGAGTGACAATGCCAGATATAACTGATACACATAGAGAAAGATTAACAATACAGGGTTTACAAGAGCTAGGACAGGAGATGGATGAACAATCTGCTCGTGAATACAGCAGGACTCAGACGATgttccagtgaatatatatatatgagcatgtCTTCTTGGCTTCTAGTATTAGGGCCTGTAGATGTCACGTTGTCCTGATATAGGACAGTCTATTAAGCTGGCATGTCTACTTTAAGATGGTGTTACCCCCATTGACCTCTTTATCCAGTTTCCCTTAATGTGCATGTTAGCTCTTTGGAGGGGAGGTCGTCTGCTCTGTTCTTCCTTCTGATCTGGGGAAAGGGTCTCATGGAGATTCAATTCTCCACCTAAGTGATTCTTGGATTTGATGTCTCTACAGATACTTGAAGATTACACCTTACCATGGAGAACGAAACCCAAGTCTCTACCATTGATGATGATGGAATCTCCGAATGTGTGATCTGCTTCACGTCCTATGACACTCTCTTCCATCTTCCCAAGGTTCTCTCCTGCGGCCATGTCTTCTGCCTGGAATGTCTGTCCAGAATCACGGTGGGCTCGACAGAGCCAGAATCTCTTCCTTGCCCAGTATGTCGAGTGCCAACAGCAGTTCCAGCAAAGAAGGGTCCTCCTGCACTGTCTACCGACAAAGACTTACTAAGAAGACTTGACAGCTCACCAACATGCCCAGCACCTTCCTTGAGATTTAGCCGAAAAAAGGGGCGCTTGTATGTGCCACAACATAACAGCCTGAATGTTAGCTCTGTCAGTCTCAGTGTGGACCTTGGCCGTCCACCTCCAGACCCTCATTCTCCACGAAGACTGTGTCAGCTCATGAGGTCAGGAGGCTGCGTCTTCTATGGCTCAATCGTTTTAATTTTGGCCCTTACGGTGGCCCTCATCCTGGCTGGAGTCTACATTTTCTACCTACTGCCTTGGCGTTTAAATAATACTTTAGGGGGTCCTTCTGCACCTGGCTTCAATGAGAcctaccccacaaataccacaagcGGCAGACTATAGCAAGTACCAGCTGATCTACTGCAATCCTGGAGCCTTTACTCATGGGTGACTTTATCTTCTATGCTTCAATTATTGTCATTTTGGCCCTGATCTTGGCTGGAGTCTACATTTTCTACCAAGCCTACCTACTTGGCAATACAATAAATCTGCAAGGATGTCTTCTGGGCCTGGTGGCTACAAAGCAACCCATACTCCAAATATCCCAAGGAGCATCACACCATAGTACAATACGATGATCTATCAGAAGCTTCAAGCCTTCACCAGTGAATACATTTCGTGTTGATCAGGGATACAATTTCTTGCCTCGAAGAACAAAACCTCCGCCCTTCATGGTCTTCTCAATATTTGAGGATTCCACCTTTTTGGTGAAGGCTCGCTGGACATCCATGTTTTTGTGGAGTCTTCCTTACACCTCAGGTCTGTTGATGTATCACCGGAGATAATCTCTTCGTTCTTGCACTGTTGACTGTCATTTCTGAAGCCTATAATTAGTAAACTATGATGTGTAACGTTTCAGACATTCCAGCGTATCCCATTGACTGACGCCTCATGGGGACATTACTGTAAGAGGCACAGTGCCACGTATGAGCCACGACATGCCGAGAGCCTAATGAGGCCAGCATTAATGAAAAATTACAGTTCTAAATTATTTTTATGGATCTGTTTAGCATCTAAATCTCAGTACAGGTGATAGACTTTGGATCCTCCACGTGGAGCGTGAAGAACTGGTGCCTTCAAAGACTTGGCTTTTGTGGAAGCCTTTTGTGTAACTCGCTGCTAGCACCACCATGAGCTATTGTTCAAAAATTGGCTTGTTCCATACCAGTTAGGGTATTTTGGGCAGGAGCCCCCTCCTGGTTCATGGGCATGGTACTTGAAGTCCACGTACTTTGATTTGACCCTCCCTTGTTTGCTTCCAGGTGTCTATGGAGAAGGTGAGTCCTGTACATATTTACGTAAGTCATGGAGATTGGTGTGACTATGAAGATGGGCAGGGCcttccttctccatggcctctatTGTAGCCACAAGGGTTCCCCTGTGGTACATACCTTGATGAATGAAGGTGGCCATAGGTCAGTGGAACTACCAATGTCAGTGGTACTGGCCGACTATCTCATGTGTATTGGAGTAGAAAGACTGACACCAGATGTGGGAGAGAAGAATCAgacatattgaaatccaacatgcctgatctcATGTTGCCTTATCCTAGGGGACCCTAAATAGTCGACAGTGGGGAACAAGCCTTGATTTACTAGATCCCAAGGGATTCCGTGGTCCATGATGCTCAATACTCTGGGGGTTATAGTTGCGTCTCTGGGTGTCTGGATCCGGTTTAGTTTTTGCAATCCTAccacaagagagaaacacataaaaCGGGTGAAATATTTGCAAATTCAAGTGCAACTCTCTACCTCATCGTGTACGGCTCCGCATCTCTTCGCCTCGCCATACTATACTGGTAAACAAGACCCCAGTGGATTACAAGCTTATAAAGTGCGAACCATCTCAGGGTCAACTCCAAAAGCCTAAATGGTCATGAAAGTACCCAGATGACCAATCCCAGGCGCAGCCTGTGCACAAGTGTGGTGCTGGAGCAGTCAGCCATGTTCTTTGAAAActggagcccctttaaatactgcCATTAGCTTTCACGCAATCCCATAACATTGTGTACTATGGTGCCCCCTTATTGTCAGAGCACCATAGccatatgggggaagggggtgtccCCATTATAATGTGCCCCAAGCAGGTCCCTGAGAGGTGCACCATGTGTTACCAGATACGGGTGATCCAGTCCTGTAATGGGTAGGGTTAGTATTTATAGTTGGTGACCATGCCACGTGTCCTGCTGCTCCCGCACCACAACCTAGCTGTATAACCATAGGCCTGTGCCAAGTGACACTGTGAATAAGGTCCCGGGGTGAGGAGTGTGAACAGTGTCAGACTTGTCCATCAGACTTGTATTGGAGGACCTGAGCTGTAACCCAATAATGGTGCACTAGAAGACACCCAGATTTGCAGGGTACAACCTTCTTAGGGGTCACACTGGATGTGAATGAGTGTATATTTGGTCTAGTCTTGTATTCGGGGGTCGCCGCTACTCTCCGCAGACCTGACATTGCTGCTCTTAGTGATAATACAACCCGAGCTGTGATCAAACAATGGTAGAGAAGACTACTAAAGATGCAATAGCTTGTCATTGGGGGTCACTCGCCCTGAAAAGAACACCACATTAACCCTGCACCTACCAAACCGTGCCTGCTAGCCTATTGCATGGAATGTAAGCTCTGCGGCCGAGGCCTATTAGTCCATGTAATAAATGGGGCTATATAGAAAACCAAAGAGAAACAACAGACATGCAATACAATGAGCGCAGGGGAAACGGGGTGTTCTCTGTGGCAGCCAATCAGAAGTTAGCTTTCATTTTCTAACTTGCACATTTAACATGtcagctggaatctgattggttctTATGGGCGGAGATTGTAGGACTTGTCAGTGATTCTGTCTGTGTCTCTGTACCCAATAAAAT contains:
- the RNF225 gene encoding RING finger protein 225, whose amino-acid sequence is MENETQVSTIDDDGISECVICFTSYDTLFHLPKVLSCGHVFCLECLSRITVGSTEPESLPCPVCRVPTAVPAKKGPPALSTDKDLLRRLDSSPTCPAPSLRFSRKKGRLYVPQHNSLNVSSVSLSVDLGRPPPDPHSPRRLCQLMRSGGCVFYGSIVLILALTVALILAGVYIFYLLPWRLNNTLGGPSAPGFNETYPTNTTSGRL